The following proteins are encoded in a genomic region of Stutzerimonas balearica DSM 6083:
- a CDS encoding cation-transporting P-type ATPase, which produces MKDRSSQDASRAPRTDWHSLPTEEVARRLDTGPSGLSENEARARLQRYGANRLAPPKTRSPLMRLLAQFHNILLYVMLASSVITALLEHWVDAAVLLAAAVINAVIGFIQEGKAEAALDAIRGMLSTQATVIRDGSRRQIDAAELVPGDRVLLASGDRVPADLRLLTVRELRVEEAALTGESLPVEKHIEAVAASAPLGDRYDMAYSGTLVVYGQATGLVVGTGSDTELGQINRLLTDIRQLATPLLRQVDRFGRVLAFVILAVCALTFALGTLWRGHGAEDMFLMVVALAAAAIPEGLPAIMTVTLALGVQRMAQRNAIIRRLPAVETLGSVTVICSDKTGTLTRNEMTVQRVVCAAHRFEVGGVGYAPVGDCTLDGRIIDPDHYPSLALAIRIGVLCNDARLHERDGHWQVDGDPTEGALLVLGGKVGFTQHIADAAWPRLDSIPFESQHRFMASQHRDSDGACWLFVKGAPERLMEMCDHQLGDSGAQPLDADYWRRMATDIAARGLRLLALACKRAEPASGHLQASDMHGGFGLVALVGIIDPPREEAIAAVNECHRAGIQVKMITGDHAETARAIGAQLDIGHGSAAITGAEVALMEDAELRRVVRDVDVFARASPEHKLRLVEALQASGEVVAMTGDGVNDAPALKRADVGVAMGLKGTEAAKEAAAMVLTDDNFATIAAAVREGRAVYDNLKKFVLFSLPTNGGEALVVIAAILFELALPMTPAQVLWVNLVTSSTLGLALAFEPAERGIMTRPPRPPSEPLLSGFFAWRVVMVSLLMMIGALGVFLWEMQRSGDVQTARTLAVNAVVMAEIFYLVSSRSIFASVLNRRGLTANPYVLLSIAACLPLQLAFTHAPAMQALFGSVDLTLLQWLQALAAGLLVLLVAELEKLVIRRTSLGRRLGQRPNAADR; this is translated from the coding sequence ACGTGATGCTCGCCAGCTCGGTCATCACCGCGCTGCTCGAGCACTGGGTGGACGCCGCCGTGCTGCTGGCGGCCGCGGTGATCAATGCCGTGATCGGCTTCATCCAGGAAGGCAAGGCCGAAGCGGCGCTGGATGCCATTCGCGGCATGCTCTCGACCCAGGCCACCGTCATCCGTGACGGCAGCCGCCGACAGATCGACGCCGCCGAGCTGGTGCCCGGCGACCGTGTGCTACTGGCCTCCGGCGACCGCGTGCCGGCCGACCTGCGCCTGCTCACGGTCAGGGAGCTGCGTGTCGAGGAGGCGGCGCTGACCGGCGAATCGCTGCCGGTGGAAAAACACATCGAGGCGGTCGCCGCCAGCGCACCGCTCGGTGATCGCTACGACATGGCCTATTCCGGCACCCTTGTGGTGTACGGCCAAGCGACGGGCCTGGTGGTCGGCACCGGCAGCGATACCGAACTCGGCCAGATCAATCGCCTGCTGACCGACATCCGCCAACTGGCCACGCCACTGCTGCGCCAGGTCGACCGCTTCGGCCGCGTGCTGGCCTTTGTCATCCTCGCCGTCTGTGCCCTCACCTTCGCCCTCGGCACGCTCTGGCGCGGCCACGGCGCCGAGGACATGTTTCTCATGGTCGTGGCCCTGGCGGCTGCCGCCATTCCCGAAGGCCTGCCGGCGATCATGACCGTTACCCTGGCGCTCGGCGTGCAGCGCATGGCCCAGCGCAACGCCATCATCCGGCGCCTGCCGGCGGTGGAGACGCTCGGCTCGGTCACGGTGATCTGTTCGGACAAGACCGGCACCCTGACGCGCAACGAGATGACCGTGCAACGCGTCGTCTGCGCGGCGCACCGCTTCGAGGTCGGCGGCGTGGGCTACGCGCCGGTTGGCGACTGCACCCTCGACGGGCGCATCATCGACCCGGACCACTACCCGTCCCTGGCGCTGGCGATTCGCATCGGCGTGCTGTGCAACGATGCGCGGCTGCACGAACGCGACGGCCACTGGCAGGTCGACGGCGACCCCACCGAAGGCGCGCTGCTGGTGCTCGGCGGCAAGGTCGGCTTCACCCAGCACATTGCCGATGCCGCCTGGCCACGCCTCGACTCGATTCCCTTCGAGTCCCAGCACCGCTTCATGGCCAGCCAGCACCGCGACAGCGACGGCGCCTGCTGGCTGTTCGTCAAGGGCGCACCGGAACGGCTGATGGAGATGTGCGACCACCAGCTCGGTGACAGCGGCGCGCAGCCGCTCGACGCGGACTACTGGCGGCGCATGGCCACCGACATCGCCGCGCGCGGCCTGCGCCTGCTGGCCCTGGCCTGCAAGCGTGCCGAACCGGCAAGCGGGCATCTGCAGGCGAGCGATATGCACGGCGGCTTCGGCCTCGTGGCGCTGGTCGGCATCATCGACCCGCCGCGCGAGGAAGCCATTGCCGCCGTCAACGAATGCCACCGCGCCGGCATCCAGGTGAAGATGATCACCGGCGACCACGCCGAAACCGCCCGCGCGATCGGAGCGCAGCTGGACATCGGCCATGGCAGTGCGGCAATCACCGGCGCCGAGGTGGCGCTGATGGAGGACGCCGAGCTGCGTCGCGTGGTGCGCGACGTCGACGTCTTCGCCCGGGCCAGCCCCGAGCACAAGCTGCGCCTGGTCGAGGCCCTGCAGGCCAGCGGCGAAGTGGTCGCCATGACCGGCGACGGGGTCAACGATGCACCGGCGCTCAAGCGCGCCGATGTCGGCGTGGCGATGGGCCTCAAGGGCACCGAGGCGGCCAAGGAAGCCGCCGCCATGGTGCTGACCGATGACAATTTCGCCACCATCGCCGCAGCCGTGCGCGAAGGCCGCGCGGTGTACGACAACCTGAAGAAGTTCGTGCTGTTCTCGCTGCCGACCAACGGCGGCGAGGCGCTGGTGGTGATCGCCGCGATCCTCTTCGAGCTGGCGCTGCCGATGACCCCGGCACAGGTACTGTGGGTCAACCTGGTCACCTCCAGCACGCTCGGGCTGGCGCTGGCCTTCGAGCCGGCCGAACGGGGCATCATGACGCGCCCGCCCCGGCCACCGAGCGAGCCTTTGCTCAGCGGCTTCTTCGCCTGGCGCGTGGTCATGGTCTCGTTGCTGATGATGATCGGCGCGCTGGGCGTGTTCCTCTGGGAAATGCAGCGCAGCGGCGACGTGCAGACCGCACGCACCCTGGCGGTCAATGCCGTGGTGATGGCCGAGATCTTCTACCTGGTCAGCAGCCGCTCGATCTTTGCCTCGGTGCTGAATCGCCGCGGGCTGACCGCCAACCCCTACGTGCTGCTGTCGATCGCAGCGTGCCTGCCGCTGCAGCTGGCGTTCACCCACGCGCCAGCGATGCAGGCGCTGTTCGGTTCGGTCGACCTGACGCTCCTGCAGTGGCTGCAGGCGCTCGCCGCGGGGTTGCTCGTGCTGCTGGTCGCCGAGCTGGAAAAACTGGTGATCCGCCGCACGTCGCTGGGCCGTCGGCTCGGCCAGCGCCCGAACGCGGCGGACCGGTAG
- a CDS encoding cation:proton antiporter domain-containing protein: MIEASWIAFAFVLGLVARSIGLPPLIGYLGAGFALAAAGERIGVGPDDSEILQHLAHLGVLLLLFTVGLKLKLSNLARREVIGGSLLHFAISSLLVLPAVVFIFDASWRDSLLIAVALSFSSTVLAAKVLEGKRELKAFHGRVAIGVLIIQDLIALVVMSLAAGQVPSPWALLVFLLPLLRPLLFRLLDHSGHEELLVLLGLMLALVVGGVGFESVGLSSELGALAFGAMLAKHKRATELSNSLWAIKEVFLVGFFLQIGIRGLPDSDAMIFAAVVALLLPLKGVLFFFLFLGFRLRARSAFLSATSLTNYSEFGLIVASVVLPQWLTPLAVAVALSFVVSAQLNRLSHPLYDRLARRLIPLERNIRHPDEQPVSLGAAQILVMGMGRTGRAAYDHLQGKGFRLVSLDSDPVMVQRNLTEGRNIFFADAEDQMFWQTLEMNQVKAVVLAMNDAEAKIISTTKLRDIGFTGLIVSHAMYEDIAERIQAAGADRTYLTMTEAGTGLAENVARELQPDA; this comes from the coding sequence ATGATTGAAGCCAGCTGGATCGCCTTCGCGTTCGTTCTGGGCCTCGTGGCCCGGTCCATCGGCCTGCCGCCGCTGATCGGCTACCTCGGCGCCGGCTTTGCCCTGGCCGCGGCCGGCGAGCGCATCGGCGTCGGCCCGGACGACAGCGAGATCCTTCAGCACCTGGCCCACCTCGGCGTGCTGCTGTTGCTGTTCACCGTCGGCCTCAAGCTCAAGCTCAGCAACCTGGCCAGGCGCGAGGTCATTGGCGGCAGCCTGCTGCACTTCGCCATTTCCAGCCTGCTGGTGTTGCCGGCGGTGGTGTTCATCTTCGATGCCAGCTGGCGCGACAGCCTGTTGATCGCCGTCGCGCTGTCGTTTTCCAGCACCGTGCTGGCGGCCAAGGTGCTGGAAGGCAAACGGGAGCTGAAGGCCTTTCACGGGCGGGTCGCGATCGGCGTGCTGATCATCCAGGACCTCATCGCGCTGGTGGTCATGAGCCTGGCCGCCGGCCAGGTCCCCTCGCCCTGGGCGCTGCTGGTGTTCCTGCTGCCCCTGCTGCGCCCGCTGCTGTTCCGCCTGCTCGACCATTCCGGTCACGAAGAGCTGCTGGTGCTGCTCGGCCTGATGCTGGCGCTGGTGGTCGGCGGAGTCGGCTTCGAAAGCGTCGGTCTGAGCTCCGAGCTCGGTGCGCTGGCGTTCGGCGCCATGCTGGCCAAGCACAAGCGCGCCACGGAGCTATCCAACTCGCTGTGGGCGATCAAGGAAGTCTTTCTCGTCGGTTTCTTTCTGCAGATCGGCATCCGCGGCCTGCCCGACAGCGACGCGATGATCTTCGCCGCCGTCGTCGCACTGCTGCTGCCTCTCAAGGGCGTGCTGTTCTTCTTTCTCTTCCTGGGCTTCCGCCTGCGCGCGCGCAGCGCCTTTCTCAGCGCCACGAGCCTGACCAACTACAGCGAGTTCGGCCTGATCGTCGCCAGCGTGGTATTGCCGCAATGGCTGACGCCGCTCGCAGTCGCCGTGGCGCTGTCGTTCGTCGTTTCCGCGCAGCTCAACCGCCTCTCGCACCCGCTCTACGATCGCCTGGCGCGCCGCCTGATCCCGCTGGAACGCAACATCCGCCACCCGGACGAGCAGCCGGTGTCGCTCGGCGCCGCGCAGATCCTGGTGATGGGCATGGGGCGCACCGGGCGCGCGGCCTACGATCACCTGCAAGGCAAGGGCTTCCGCCTGGTCAGCCTCGACTCGGACCCGGTGATGGTCCAGCGCAACCTCACCGAAGGCCGCAATATCTTCTTCGCAGACGCCGAGGACCAGATGTTCTGGCAGACCCTGGAAATGAACCAGGTCAAGGCGGTGGTACTGGCGATGAACGACGCCGAGGCAAAGATCATCTCGACCACCAAGCTGCGCGACATCGGCTTCACCGGGTTGATCGTCTCGCATGCGATGTACGAAGACATCGCCGAGCGCATCCAGGCTGCCGGTGCAGATCGGACCTACCTGACGATGACCGAGGCCGGCACGGGCCTGGCGGAGAACGTCGCGCGCGAACTGCAGCCGGACGCCTGA